From the Acidimicrobiales bacterium genome, one window contains:
- a CDS encoding oligopeptide/dipeptide ABC transporter ATP-binding protein, whose translation MAGSGTAQLRDRDDIVLRVEHLTVEFPAGRRARVHAVSDVSLDIARGETLGLVGESGCGKSTVARAIMQLPPPTDGSVRFRDTELTRLHGEELRRTRTQVQMIFQDPISSLNPRRKVRDIVAEGLRIWQRNGDTAARVDRVLEDVGLDPAVVADRRPHEFSGGQCQRICLARSLVLDPEIVICDEPVSSLDVSVQAQILNLLEAMKSRYELTMLFISHDLAVVKNISDRVAVMYLGKLCELAPADDLYGAPAHPYTRALLSSIPRPTPGHEPDEPGLSGELPSPLDPPSGCRFRTRCPRAEQRCAEEEPQTRSIGADHFVACHFPYPRGKT comes from the coding sequence ATGGCGGGCTCCGGCACGGCGCAGCTGCGCGACCGCGACGACATCGTGTTGCGCGTCGAGCACCTGACCGTCGAGTTCCCCGCCGGTCGACGCGCCCGTGTCCACGCCGTCTCCGACGTCAGCCTCGACATCGCCCGAGGCGAGACGCTCGGCCTGGTCGGCGAGTCGGGCTGCGGCAAGTCGACCGTGGCCCGAGCCATCATGCAGCTCCCTCCACCCACCGACGGCTCGGTGCGGTTCCGCGACACCGAGCTGACCCGGCTGCACGGTGAGGAGCTGCGCCGCACCCGCACCCAGGTCCAGATGATCTTCCAGGACCCGATCTCGTCGCTGAACCCGCGGCGCAAGGTGCGTGACATCGTCGCCGAAGGCCTGCGGATCTGGCAGCGCAACGGCGACACCGCGGCCCGCGTCGATCGTGTGCTCGAGGACGTGGGCCTGGACCCGGCCGTCGTCGCCGATCGCCGCCCACACGAGTTCTCCGGCGGGCAGTGCCAGCGGATCTGCCTGGCCCGCTCACTGGTCCTCGACCCCGAGATCGTGATCTGCGACGAGCCGGTGTCGTCGCTCGACGTCTCGGTCCAGGCCCAGATCCTGAACCTGCTCGAGGCGATGAAGTCCCGCTACGAGCTGACGATGCTGTTCATCTCCCACGACCTGGCGGTGGTCAAGAACATCAGCGACCGGGTGGCGGTGATGTACCTGGGCAAGCTGTGCGAGCTGGCCCCGGCGGACGATCTCTACGGTGCACCCGCCCACCCCTACACCCGGGCGCTGCTCTCCTCCATCCCCCGCCCCACACCCGGGCACGAGCCCGACGAGCCCGGCCTCAGCGGTGAGCTCCCGTCACCGCTGGACCCGCCGTCCGGCTGCCGCTTCCGCACCCGCTGCCCACGGGCCGAGCAGCGCTGCGCCGAGGAGGAGCCGCAGACCCGATCGATCGGCGCGGACCACTTCGTCGCCTGCCACTTTCCGTATCCGAGGGGGAAGACATGA
- a CDS encoding ABC transporter permease: protein MGRLIALKALSLVPVLLAVSCLTFLMLNLLPGCVECQVLGPDNLDNPEAVAAVRADLRLDDPLPVRYGAWLGDALTGDLGRSYVTRQDVTDAIRERLPVTLEIMALSMVLALVISIPLGMATAYRAGGLLDRSVTGATFGMLAVPSFMMALLLIYLFAVELDWFPATGWTYLTDDPVENLRSAFMPALSLALVNVAIFTRLLRTDMIATLQDDHVLLARSKGLPTWRILTRHALRPSSFSLLTVSGLAIGNLLGGAVIVEQLFALPGMGRLLFDAIFRRDLMVVQGVVLVITVGFVIANGVVDVLYSVLDPRIRQRSPSHA, encoded by the coding sequence GTGGGTCGGCTGATCGCGTTGAAGGCGTTGTCGCTGGTGCCGGTGCTACTGGCGGTGTCGTGCCTGACGTTCCTGATGCTGAACCTGCTCCCCGGTTGCGTCGAGTGCCAGGTCCTGGGGCCCGACAACCTGGACAACCCCGAGGCCGTGGCCGCGGTCCGCGCCGATCTCCGCCTCGACGATCCGCTGCCGGTGCGCTACGGCGCCTGGCTCGGCGATGCGCTCACGGGTGACCTCGGGCGGTCGTACGTCACCCGGCAGGACGTGACCGACGCCATCCGCGAACGGCTGCCGGTGACGCTCGAGATCATGGCCCTCAGCATGGTGCTGGCCCTGGTCATCTCGATCCCGCTGGGGATGGCGACGGCCTACCGGGCCGGTGGGCTGCTCGACCGGTCGGTCACCGGTGCGACCTTCGGGATGCTCGCCGTCCCGAGCTTCATGATGGCGCTGCTGCTGATCTACCTCTTCGCCGTCGAGCTGGACTGGTTCCCCGCCACCGGTTGGACCTACCTGACCGACGACCCGGTGGAGAACCTGCGGTCGGCGTTCATGCCGGCCCTGTCCCTGGCGCTGGTCAACGTGGCGATCTTCACCCGGCTGCTCCGCACCGACATGATCGCGACGCTCCAGGACGACCACGTGCTGCTGGCGCGGTCCAAGGGCCTGCCCACCTGGCGGATCCTGACCCGGCACGCCCTGCGCCCCTCGTCGTTCTCGCTGCTCACGGTGTCGGGGTTGGCCATCGGCAACCTGCTGGGCGGGGCGGTGATCGTGGAGCAGCTCTTCGCGCTGCCGGGGATGGGCCGTCTGCTCTTCGATGCCATCTTCCGGCGGGACCTGATGGTGGTGCAGGGCGTGGTGCTGGTCATCACCGTCGGCTTCGTCATCGCCAACGGGGTCGTCGACGTCCTCTACTCGGTCCTGGATCCCCGGATCCGCCAGCGGAGCCCGTCGCATGCCTGA
- a CDS encoding ABC transporter permease has product MPDSRATTPPVVTPATVDDSLPVGAPEGPAAEHAVRGNGLDPTLPAVLTVTAGSKRRSRGRGVVFWLALVWLAVVVLVALTASWLPLSDPDKQDLVNRLAPPLSDGHVLGTDGLGRDILARLAFGARVSLIISVSAVSIGMLVGGTIGLAVGFFRGWFESVTMWALNVVLAFPGLVLLLGLVAFVGQSLTAITLVVGFLSVPVYARVARATTLAAAQRDYVLAARALGASNRRIMFGEILPNVALPVAAFGLVALGVVIVLEGSLAFLGLSVKAPDPTWGSMIAEGRQHLSTTTHLAFIPALVMFLTVLAVNFVGDVLRSRFDVRESRL; this is encoded by the coding sequence ATGCCTGACTCCCGAGCCACGACGCCGCCGGTGGTGACACCAGCGACGGTCGACGACAGCCTGCCCGTCGGTGCGCCGGAAGGGCCCGCTGCCGAGCACGCGGTGCGCGGCAACGGCCTGGATCCGACGCTCCCGGCCGTGCTGACCGTGACCGCGGGCTCCAAGCGACGCTCCCGCGGTCGCGGCGTCGTCTTCTGGCTGGCGCTGGTCTGGTTGGCGGTCGTCGTGCTCGTGGCGCTCACCGCGTCGTGGCTGCCGCTGAGCGACCCGGACAAGCAGGACCTCGTCAACCGGCTGGCCCCGCCGCTGAGCGACGGCCACGTCCTCGGGACCGACGGGCTCGGGCGGGACATCCTGGCCCGCCTGGCGTTCGGGGCGCGCGTGTCGCTCATCATCAGCGTCTCGGCGGTGTCGATCGGCATGCTCGTCGGCGGCACGATCGGGCTGGCGGTCGGCTTCTTCCGTGGCTGGTTCGAGAGCGTCACGATGTGGGCGCTCAACGTGGTCCTCGCCTTCCCGGGGCTGGTGCTGCTGCTCGGCCTGGTGGCGTTCGTCGGCCAGAGCCTGACGGCGATCACGCTCGTGGTCGGCTTCCTGTCGGTGCCCGTCTACGCGCGGGTGGCGCGGGCCACCACCCTGGCCGCCGCGCAGCGCGACTACGTGCTCGCCGCCCGCGCCCTCGGCGCCAGCAACCGCCGGATCATGTTCGGCGAGATCCTGCCCAACGTCGCCCTGCCGGTGGCCGCCTTCGGGCTGGTGGCGCTCGGGGTGGTGATCGTGTTGGAGGGGTCGCTGGCGTTCCTCGGCCTGTCCGTGAAGGCACCTGACCCCACCTGGGGCTCGATGATCGCCGAAGGTCGCCAGCACCTCTCGACCACCACGCATCTGGCGTTCATCCCCGCGTTGGTGATGTTCCTCACGGTGCTCGCCGTCAACTTCGTCGGCGACGTCCTCCGCAGCCGCTTCGACGTCCGGGAGTCACGGCTGTGA
- a CDS encoding amidohydrolase family protein produces MAYAGDRRILDADSHLMELPGFLDEHIEPALLSRLRGREMASFAPVVTEAMDRAAARRSDEGEAARAEERLLLDKGWSAMGAFDPGERSRVLDLLGFHAQLVFPTFAAAMFVGRDLDRLYGGSRAMNRAVADFCSADARLLPVAFVPLADPARAVDLADEAVRLGCATIQVPSTAAGDRAPTHPDLDPFWARLEEADVPFVLHVGGGGRLLDPAFHDNGSPVTDHLGGGENIRSKDYLAIHHSPEVFLGALILDGIFDRFPGLRGASIEQGAGWVVSWMRHLDHAQRAFRRTEEPLRRLELRPSEYVHRHLKFTPFCGEPVGWMIEQAGADLFMFSTDYPHPEGGRDPLAKFEAALTTVGESDKDRFYAGNMAELLGKVPG; encoded by the coding sequence ATGGCGTACGCGGGCGACCGACGCATCCTCGATGCCGACAGCCATCTGATGGAGCTGCCCGGATTCCTGGACGAGCACATCGAGCCGGCGCTGCTGTCGCGGCTGCGGGGGCGGGAGATGGCGTCGTTCGCGCCGGTGGTGACGGAGGCCATGGACCGGGCCGCCGCCCGCCGATCGGACGAGGGCGAGGCGGCCCGGGCCGAGGAGCGCCTGCTGCTCGACAAGGGGTGGTCGGCCATGGGCGCGTTCGACCCCGGGGAGCGCAGCCGGGTCCTCGACCTGCTGGGCTTCCACGCCCAGCTGGTGTTCCCCACGTTCGCGGCGGCCATGTTCGTGGGTCGCGACCTCGACCGGCTCTACGGCGGGAGCCGGGCCATGAACCGGGCGGTCGCCGACTTCTGCTCGGCCGACGCGCGACTGCTGCCCGTTGCCTTCGTGCCGCTCGCCGATCCCGCTCGTGCCGTCGACCTGGCCGACGAGGCCGTGCGGCTCGGCTGCGCCACGATCCAGGTGCCATCGACGGCCGCCGGCGACCGGGCGCCGACGCACCCCGACCTCGACCCGTTCTGGGCGCGGCTCGAGGAGGCGGACGTCCCCTTCGTCCTGCACGTCGGGGGCGGTGGGCGGCTGCTCGACCCCGCCTTCCACGACAACGGGTCGCCGGTGACCGACCACCTCGGTGGGGGCGAGAACATCCGCTCGAAGGACTACCTGGCGATCCACCACTCACCGGAGGTGTTCCTGGGCGCGCTGATCCTCGACGGCATCTTCGACCGCTTCCCCGGTCTCCGGGGGGCCAGCATCGAGCAGGGCGCCGGTTGGGTGGTGTCCTGGATGCGCCACCTCGATCACGCGCAACGCGCCTTCCGCCGCACCGAGGAGCCCCTGCGACGGCTGGAGCTGCGGCCCTCCGAGTACGTGCACCGGCATCTCAAGTTCACGCCGTTCTGCGGCGAGCCGGTGGGTTGGATGATCGAGCAGGCCGGGGCCGACCTGTTCATGTTCTCGACCGACTACCCGCACCCCGAGGGTGGCCGCGACCCGTTGGCCAAGTTCGAGGCGGCGCTGACGACGGTCGGGGAGTCCGACAAGGATCGCTTCTACGCCGGGAACATGGCCGAGCTGCTCGGGAAGGTACCGGGGTGA
- a CDS encoding ABC transporter substrate-binding protein: MTRQHRNRRARRGVRLLAVLTATTLLSAAAACGGDDDDGPSGGAGGGSGFGENIVDGPVAADSEPVTGGSVTVGLESETNSYLPSIWAGSQAGFNVAYAVFDPLMTRNEDNELEPYLAESFEPNDDFTEWTLTLRPDVLFHDATPLDAEALKTIFDEYLTVDGANTQGALRDVEEMAVVDDLTVTYSLSQPNAAFGDILVGPSGWPFSPTAAAELGDAFGDQPVGTGPFEFVSWQRDGAFVVERNDDYWQEGMPYLDEVTFRPIPDEETRATSLSSGDIDAAQSVRLSSFLARVRDLPDVEIALGLSSGGGNVMFNTTAPPTDDVRVRQALAHAIDQQSVVDVVAGEAAEVTELRSAFFATQSPYYSEAVAEAWPTQDLEQAQELYDEYVDDPERSDGQAPGSPVSFTYHATNVPSLVEQATAYQGFWQEIGFDVTIEPIEQSVLIQKALTSDYQAMNFRAGTEQDPLTVLEAALGDPEVFVTNFTNYTNETVEETLQTLRTTDDVEQRAAAVEELGLLLAEDLPVYWTGSDLAFFAYNQRVKGVPSWVLPSGTLGDGAIPGITFWSQVWLEE, translated from the coding sequence ATGACACGACAGCACCGCAACCGCCGCGCCCGCCGGGGCGTCCGGCTGCTCGCCGTGCTCACCGCCACGACGCTGCTCAGTGCCGCAGCCGCGTGCGGTGGCGATGACGACGACGGGCCCAGCGGCGGAGCCGGAGGTGGCAGCGGGTTCGGCGAGAACATCGTCGACGGACCGGTGGCCGCCGACAGCGAGCCCGTCACCGGCGGGAGCGTCACCGTCGGCCTCGAGAGCGAGACCAACAGCTACCTGCCCAGCATCTGGGCGGGCAGCCAGGCCGGCTTCAACGTGGCCTACGCCGTCTTCGACCCGCTGATGACGCGCAACGAGGACAACGAGCTGGAGCCCTACCTGGCCGAGTCGTTCGAGCCCAACGACGACTTCACCGAGTGGACCCTGACGCTGCGCCCCGACGTGCTGTTCCACGACGCCACACCGCTCGACGCCGAGGCCCTCAAGACGATCTTCGACGAGTACCTCACCGTCGACGGCGCCAACACCCAGGGCGCGCTCCGCGACGTCGAGGAGATGGCCGTGGTCGACGACCTGACCGTGACCTACTCGCTGTCGCAGCCCAACGCCGCCTTCGGCGACATCCTCGTCGGCCCGTCCGGCTGGCCGTTCTCACCCACCGCTGCCGCGGAGCTCGGCGACGCCTTCGGCGACCAGCCCGTCGGCACCGGGCCGTTCGAGTTCGTGAGCTGGCAGCGCGACGGCGCGTTCGTGGTCGAGCGCAACGACGACTACTGGCAAGAGGGCATGCCGTACCTCGACGAGGTCACCTTCCGGCCCATCCCCGACGAGGAGACCCGCGCCACCTCGTTGTCCAGCGGCGACATCGACGCCGCCCAGAGCGTGCGACTCTCGTCGTTCCTGGCGCGCGTCCGCGACCTTCCCGACGTCGAGATCGCGCTCGGACTCAGCAGCGGCGGCGGCAACGTGATGTTCAACACGACCGCTCCGCCCACCGACGACGTCCGTGTGCGCCAGGCGCTGGCCCACGCCATCGACCAGCAGTCGGTCGTCGACGTCGTGGCCGGCGAGGCCGCCGAGGTGACCGAACTGCGCAGCGCCTTCTTCGCCACCCAGAGCCCCTACTACTCCGAAGCCGTCGCCGAGGCATGGCCCACCCAGGACCTCGAGCAGGCCCAGGAGCTCTACGACGAGTACGTCGACGACCCCGAGCGCTCCGACGGCCAGGCCCCGGGGTCGCCGGTCTCGTTCACCTACCACGCCACCAACGTCCCCAGCCTGGTGGAGCAGGCCACCGCCTACCAGGGCTTCTGGCAGGAGATCGGCTTCGACGTCACCATCGAGCCCATCGAGCAGTCGGTGCTCATCCAGAAGGCCCTCACCAGCGACTACCAGGCCATGAACTTCCGGGCGGGCACCGAGCAGGACCCGCTCACCGTGCTCGAAGCCGCTCTCGGCGACCCCGAGGTGTTCGTCACCAACTTCACCAACTACACGAACGAGACCGTCGAGGAGACCCTCCAGACGCTGCGCACCACCGACGACGTCGAACAGCGCGCCGCTGCGGTCGAGGAGCTCGGGTTGCTGCTCGCCGAGGACCTGCCCGTGTACTGGACAGGGAGCGACCTGGCCTTCTTCGCCTACAACCAGCGGGTCAAAGGCGTCCCGAGCTGGGTGCTCCCCAGCGGAACCCTCGGCGACGGCGCCATCCCCGGCATCACCTTCTGGAGCCAGGTCTGGCTCGAGGAGTGA
- a CDS encoding TetR/AcrR family transcriptional regulator encodes MVRTATATSSSDVIPLPGHRRLRGEDRRAALVAAAALLLAEDGIDAVTMETVAARADVSRPLVYKHFANRHELLAEVYRQSATQLDTAIVAAVDQAQSFEAKIRAVIRASLEAVSTHGPIFDPLVRAGARDAGFRKEQRSRDQRTVRFFARLAMAEYQLDKADATAATSMLLTGIESIRAQWRARPTPERRQFLEDLYVDLVTGGLASLATRRDT; translated from the coding sequence ATGGTCAGGACAGCAACCGCTACATCGAGCTCCGATGTGATCCCCCTCCCCGGCCACCGGCGTCTACGCGGTGAGGACCGGCGAGCCGCGCTGGTCGCCGCCGCCGCGCTCCTCCTGGCCGAGGACGGCATCGACGCGGTCACGATGGAGACCGTGGCCGCCCGGGCCGACGTCAGCCGGCCGCTCGTCTACAAGCACTTCGCCAACCGCCACGAGCTCCTCGCCGAGGTGTACCGCCAGAGCGCTACCCAGCTCGACACGGCCATCGTCGCCGCCGTCGATCAGGCCCAGAGCTTCGAGGCCAAGATCCGAGCCGTGATCCGAGCGTCGCTCGAGGCGGTGAGCACCCACGGCCCGATCTTCGATCCCCTGGTGCGCGCGGGTGCACGCGACGCCGGCTTCCGCAAGGAGCAACGCTCCCGCGACCAACGCACGGTGCGGTTCTTCGCCCGCCTCGCCATGGCCGAGTACCAGCTCGACAAGGCCGACGCCACCGCGGCCACCTCGATGCTGCTCACCGGCATCGAATCCATCCGCGCCCAGTGGCGCGCCCGCCCCACCCCCGAACGCCGCCAGTTCCTCGAAGACCTCTACGTCGACCTGGTCACCGGCGGACTCGCCAGCCTCGCCACCCGAAGAGATACCTGA
- a CDS encoding ABC transporter ATP-binding protein — MSDHEGPLLDVKDLRTWFDTPAGTVRAVDGVSFGLDRGRTLGVVGESGSGKTVLARSIMNLLPRRTVIPAGGEVVFAGRNIRGLGVRAMGRLWGRELAMVFQDPMTSLNPVVKIGRQLTESLRHHLHMPADEARETAVALLASVGLQAPERRLQEYPHQLSGGMRQRVTVAIALACGPSLLVADEPTTALDVTVQRQILDLLQAQQRDRNMAMILVTHDLAVVANRTDEIVVMYAGQVVERAPTATLFGQMRHPYTEALMGSIPRIENPSHTVLQVIPGRPPSPVDLPRGCRFAPRCRYAQARCRDEDPPLVEDDDGHAYRCFFPVGTAVTTGNDRVEEVGV, encoded by the coding sequence GTGTCGGACCACGAGGGGCCGCTCCTCGACGTGAAGGACCTGCGCACCTGGTTCGACACGCCGGCGGGGACGGTCCGCGCCGTCGACGGCGTGTCGTTCGGCCTCGACCGGGGACGCACGCTCGGCGTCGTCGGCGAGTCGGGCTCGGGCAAGACCGTGCTGGCCCGCTCGATCATGAACCTGCTGCCCCGGCGGACCGTGATCCCGGCCGGCGGCGAGGTCGTCTTCGCCGGCCGGAACATCAGGGGCCTCGGCGTGCGGGCCATGGGTCGGCTGTGGGGACGCGAGCTGGCCATGGTGTTCCAGGACCCCATGACGTCGCTCAACCCGGTGGTGAAGATCGGCCGCCAGCTCACCGAGTCACTGCGCCACCACCTCCACATGCCGGCCGACGAGGCGCGGGAGACAGCGGTCGCGCTGCTCGCCTCGGTGGGCCTGCAGGCCCCCGAGCGGCGCCTGCAGGAGTACCCGCACCAGCTCTCCGGCGGCATGCGCCAACGGGTCACGGTGGCGATCGCCCTCGCCTGCGGGCCCAGCCTGCTCGTCGCCGACGAGCCGACCACCGCGCTGGACGTCACCGTGCAGCGCCAGATCCTCGACCTGCTCCAGGCCCAGCAGCGGGACCGCAACATGGCCATGATCCTGGTCACCCACGACCTCGCGGTGGTCGCCAACCGCACCGACGAGATCGTCGTGATGTACGCCGGGCAGGTCGTCGAACGGGCGCCGACGGCGACGCTGTTCGGGCAGATGCGCCACCCCTACACCGAGGCGCTGATGGGCTCGATCCCGCGCATCGAGAACCCCAGCCACACGGTGCTGCAGGTGATCCCCGGCCGTCCGCCGAGCCCGGTCGACCTGCCGCGGGGTTGCCGGTTCGCGCCGCGCTGCCGCTACGCGCAGGCCCGCTGCCGGGACGAGGACCCGCCGCTGGTCGAGGACGACGACGGGCACGCCTACCGCTGCTTCTTTCCCGTGGGCACCGCCGTCACGACCGGCAACGACAGGGTCGAGGAGGTGGGTGTGTGA